From Streptomyces sp. NBC_01754, a single genomic window includes:
- a CDS encoding ABC transporter ATP-binding protein, with protein sequence MTLTLTDVTLTYPDGDARLTALDQVSLEVPAGSLTAVVGPSGSGKSSLLAVAATLVTPDRGRVVVAGTDTGGLGRAEQAALRRERIGIVFQQPNLLPSLTAAEQLQVMTHLSGGPVRAARSRAMELLDAVGLADKADRRPHQLSGGQRQRVNIARALMNEPAVLLVDEPTSALDHERGAAVLDLLLGLTRSRSTATVMVTHDRAHLERVDGTATMEDGRLTEPART encoded by the coding sequence ATGACCCTCACCCTCACCGACGTCACCCTCACCTACCCCGACGGTGACGCCCGGCTCACCGCGCTCGACCAGGTCTCGCTGGAGGTCCCCGCCGGCTCGCTCACCGCGGTCGTGGGACCGTCCGGCTCCGGCAAGTCCAGCCTGCTCGCGGTCGCCGCGACCCTGGTCACGCCGGACCGGGGCCGGGTCGTCGTGGCCGGTACCGACACCGGGGGGCTCGGCCGGGCCGAGCAGGCCGCGCTGCGCCGGGAACGTATCGGCATCGTCTTCCAGCAGCCGAACCTGCTGCCGTCGCTGACGGCCGCGGAGCAGCTCCAGGTGATGACGCACCTGTCGGGCGGTCCGGTGCGGGCCGCCCGGAGCCGGGCGATGGAGCTGCTGGACGCGGTCGGGCTGGCCGACAAGGCCGACCGCAGGCCGCACCAGCTGTCCGGCGGCCAGCGCCAGCGGGTCAACATCGCGCGGGCCCTCATGAACGAGCCCGCGGTCCTGCTCGTCGACGAGCCGACCAGCGCCCTCGACCACGAACGCGGCGCCGCCGTCCTCGACCTGCTGCTCGGGCTGACGCGCAGCCGGTCGACGGCCACGGTCATGGTCACCCACGACCGGGCCCACCTGGAGCGGGTGGACGGGACCGCGACGATGGAGGACGGCCGCCTCACGGAACCCGCCCGGACCTGA
- a CDS encoding IclR family transcriptional regulator, whose protein sequence is MPPSHASTSDSKPAGASGGVQSLERAFDLLERMADAGGEVGLSELSASSGLPLPTIHRLMRTLVQCGYVRQQSNRRYALGPRLIRLGESASRLLGTWARPYLQRLVEETGETANMALLDGDEIVYVAQVPSKHSMRMFTEVGRRVLPHSTGVGKALLAGTPADEVRALLARTGMPAATEKTITTPDGFLEALEQVRRAGYAVDDNEQEIGVRCLAVPVPDSPTSAAISISGPAGRVTEAATERIVPILQQIARELSEALASSGPTG, encoded by the coding sequence GTGCCGCCGTCCCACGCCAGCACATCCGACTCCAAACCCGCCGGCGCCAGTGGCGGGGTGCAGTCCCTCGAGCGCGCCTTCGATCTGCTGGAGCGCATGGCGGACGCCGGGGGCGAGGTCGGGCTCAGCGAACTCTCCGCGAGCAGCGGCCTTCCGCTGCCGACGATCCACCGGCTGATGCGCACGCTGGTGCAGTGCGGATACGTACGCCAGCAGTCCAACCGCCGTTACGCGCTGGGTCCGCGCCTGATCCGGCTCGGCGAGTCCGCGTCCCGGCTGCTGGGCACCTGGGCGCGCCCCTACCTCCAGCGGCTGGTCGAGGAGACCGGCGAGACGGCGAACATGGCCCTGCTCGACGGCGACGAGATCGTCTATGTCGCCCAGGTGCCGTCGAAGCACTCCATGCGGATGTTCACGGAGGTCGGCCGCCGGGTGCTGCCCCACTCCACGGGGGTGGGCAAGGCCCTGCTGGCCGGCACCCCGGCGGACGAGGTGCGCGCGTTGCTCGCCCGTACGGGCATGCCGGCGGCCACCGAGAAGACGATCACCACTCCGGACGGCTTCCTGGAGGCGCTGGAGCAGGTGCGCAGGGCGGGGTACGCGGTGGACGACAACGAGCAGGAGATCGGGGTCCGCTGCCTCGCGGTCCCGGTCCCGGACTCCCCCACGTCGGCCGCGATCTCCATCTCGGGGCCCGCGGGCCGGGTGACGGAGGCGGCGACGGAGCGGATCGTGCCGATCCTCCAGCAGATCGCGCGGGAACTCTCCGAGGCCCTGGCCAGCAGCGGCCCGACGGGCTGA
- the allB gene encoding allantoinase AllB, with the protein MSEAQVEADARLVLRSRRVVTPDGTRAAAVLVAGEVIEAVLPYGTEVPGARVEDLGDDVLLPGLVDTHVHVNDPGRTEWEGFWTATRAAAAGGITTLLDMPLNSLPPTTTVGHLRTKREVAAPKAHIDTGFWGGAIPSNTKDLRPLYEAGVFGFKCFLSPSGVEEFPELDQEQLARAMAEITGLGGLLIVHAEDPRHLASAPQRGGSAYADFLASRPRDAENTAIEGLLAHARRLNARVHVLHLSSGDALPLIAAAKREGVRVTVESCPHFLTLTAEEVPDGATEFKCCPPIREAANQDALWAGLADGTIDCVVSDHSPCTTDLKTHDFASAWGGISSLQLGLPAVWTEARRRGHTLDDVARWMSTAPAALAGLARKGAVEAGRDADFAVLAPDAAFTVDPAELFHRNQVTAYAGRTLYGVVRSTWLRGRRIAADGETAAPTGRLLERGH; encoded by the coding sequence GTGTCCGAGGCACAGGTGGAGGCGGACGCGAGGCTGGTGCTGCGCTCGAGGCGCGTCGTCACCCCGGACGGGACCCGCGCCGCCGCGGTCCTCGTCGCCGGAGAGGTGATCGAGGCCGTGCTGCCCTACGGCACCGAGGTGCCCGGCGCGCGCGTGGAGGACCTCGGGGACGACGTCCTCCTGCCGGGCCTCGTCGACACCCACGTCCATGTGAACGATCCGGGCCGCACCGAGTGGGAGGGCTTCTGGACGGCCACCCGCGCCGCCGCGGCCGGCGGCATCACCACCCTCCTGGACATGCCGCTCAACTCCCTCCCCCCGACCACCACCGTCGGCCACCTGCGCACCAAGCGGGAGGTGGCCGCGCCCAAGGCGCACATCGACACGGGCTTCTGGGGCGGTGCGATCCCGTCCAACACCAAGGACCTGCGGCCGCTGTACGAGGCCGGGGTCTTCGGCTTCAAGTGCTTCCTGTCGCCGTCCGGGGTCGAGGAGTTCCCCGAGCTGGACCAGGAGCAGCTGGCCCGTGCCATGGCCGAGATCACCGGCCTGGGCGGACTCCTCATCGTGCACGCCGAGGACCCCCGCCACCTGGCGTCCGCGCCGCAGCGCGGCGGCTCCGCCTACGCCGACTTCCTGGCCTCCCGCCCCCGCGACGCGGAGAACACCGCGATCGAGGGCCTCCTGGCGCACGCCAGGCGGCTGAACGCCCGCGTCCACGTGCTGCACCTCTCCTCCGGCGACGCCCTGCCGCTGATCGCCGCCGCCAAACGCGAGGGCGTCCGTGTCACCGTCGAGTCCTGTCCGCACTTCCTCACCCTGACCGCCGAGGAGGTCCCTGACGGGGCGACGGAGTTCAAGTGCTGTCCGCCCATCCGGGAGGCCGCCAACCAGGACGCCCTCTGGGCGGGCCTCGCCGACGGCACGATCGACTGCGTCGTCTCCGACCACTCGCCCTGCACCACCGACCTCAAGACCCACGACTTCGCCTCCGCGTGGGGCGGGATCTCCTCCCTCCAGCTGGGCCTGCCCGCCGTCTGGACCGAGGCCCGGCGGCGCGGGCACACCCTCGACGACGTCGCCCGCTGGATGTCCACCGCCCCCGCCGCCCTTGCCGGACTCGCCCGTAAGGGCGCCGTCGAGGCCGGGCGCGACGCCGACTTCGCGGTCCTGGCCCCCGACGCGGCCTTCACCGTCGACCCCGCCGAGCTGTTCCACCGCAACCAGGTCACGGCCTACGCCGGCCGCACCCTGTACGGAGTCGTACGGTCGACCTGGCTGCGCGGCCGGCGGATCGCCGCGGACGGTGAGACGGCCGCTCCGACCGGACGGCTCCTCGAAAGGGGCCACTGA
- a CDS encoding putative quinol monooxygenase, translating into MIFIAVKFVVRSAERDNWLPAVDAFTLATRQEPGNLFFEWSYSVENPDQFVLLEAFADEAAGAAHVNSDHFKAAMDTMSELVTEVPEIINVEAPGDDWSRMTEVTPRNR; encoded by the coding sequence GTGATCTTCATCGCCGTCAAGTTCGTCGTCCGCAGCGCCGAGCGCGACAACTGGCTCCCGGCCGTCGACGCGTTCACCCTCGCCACGCGTCAGGAGCCGGGCAACCTCTTCTTCGAGTGGTCCTACAGCGTGGAGAACCCGGACCAGTTCGTCCTGCTCGAGGCGTTCGCCGACGAGGCGGCGGGTGCCGCGCACGTGAACTCGGACCACTTCAAGGCGGCCATGGACACCATGTCCGAGCTCGTCACGGAGGTCCCGGAGATCATCAACGTCGAGGCGCCGGGGGACGACTGGTCCCGGATGACGGAGGTCACCCCGCGCAACCGGTGA
- a CDS encoding aldo/keto reductase, translated as MRQTPPPVHPLHDGRTLPAVGLGTWPLDDDAAEEAVAGALGLGYRLVDTALNYGNETGTGRGVARSGVPREDVLVTTKVPGRHHGYEETLASFEESRSNLGLEYVDLYLIHWPLPRVDKYVDTWKAMIRLREDGLVRSIGVSNFTADQLDRLERETGVLPVVNQIEMHPLLPQEELRAVHAAKGVVTESWSPLARGRQVLESPEVVAAAEAHGVTPGQVVLRWHIQLGAVPIPKSADPGRQRENLDLSGFELTSREMTAIGSRPPHRFGGDPDTHEEF; from the coding sequence ATGCGCCAGACCCCGCCCCCGGTCCACCCCCTCCACGACGGCCGCACACTCCCCGCGGTGGGGCTCGGCACCTGGCCGCTCGACGACGACGCGGCCGAAGAGGCCGTCGCCGGGGCACTGGGACTCGGCTACCGGCTCGTGGACACCGCGCTGAACTACGGCAACGAGACCGGTACCGGTCGCGGCGTCGCCCGCAGCGGCGTCCCGCGCGAGGACGTCCTCGTCACGACCAAGGTGCCCGGACGGCACCACGGCTACGAGGAGACGCTGGCCTCGTTCGAGGAGTCCCGGAGCAATCTGGGCCTGGAGTACGTCGACCTGTACCTCATCCACTGGCCGCTGCCCCGGGTGGACAAGTACGTGGACACCTGGAAGGCGATGATCAGGCTCCGGGAGGACGGCCTGGTCCGCTCCATCGGTGTCTCGAACTTCACCGCGGACCAACTGGACCGGCTGGAGCGGGAGACGGGGGTGCTGCCCGTCGTGAACCAGATCGAGATGCACCCGCTGCTGCCGCAGGAGGAGCTGCGGGCGGTGCACGCCGCGAAGGGCGTCGTCACGGAGAGCTGGAGCCCCCTGGCCCGGGGACGCCAGGTCCTGGAGTCGCCCGAGGTCGTCGCGGCCGCCGAGGCACACGGGGTGACGCCCGGTCAGGTCGTGCTGCGGTGGCACATCCAGCTCGGCGCGGTGCCGATCCCGAAGTCCGCCGATCCCGGGCGGCAGCGTGAGAACCTCGATCTGTCCGGGTTCGAGCTGACGTCCCGGGAAATGACGGCGATCGGGTCGCGGCCGCCGCACCGCTTCGGCGGCGACCCCGACACGCACGAGGAGTTCTGA
- a CDS encoding TetR/AcrR family transcriptional regulator, which produces MGEARPDGRVERGNQTRQLVLARAVQVASTEGLDGLSLGRLATELKLSKSGVFALFGSKEELQLATVRTAVTMFVDHVLTPTRAVDPGLGRVWRMCESWLAYSRTRVFRGGCFFYATIAEFDSRKGKVHDALAATQTGWVTFVEETLEEARVRGELVADTAVSQLAFELIAFMELANAESVLHDNTPGYAKATKAILGRLRGVATDPSPLPFPS; this is translated from the coding sequence ATGGGTGAAGCGCGGCCGGACGGACGGGTCGAGCGGGGGAACCAGACCAGACAGCTGGTCCTGGCGCGCGCGGTCCAGGTCGCCTCGACGGAGGGCCTGGACGGCCTGTCGCTCGGGCGGCTGGCCACGGAGCTGAAGCTGAGCAAGAGCGGCGTCTTCGCCCTCTTCGGATCCAAGGAGGAGCTGCAACTGGCCACCGTGCGCACTGCGGTGACCATGTTCGTGGACCATGTACTGACGCCGACACGGGCGGTGGACCCCGGCCTGGGGCGCGTGTGGCGCATGTGTGAGAGCTGGCTCGCCTATTCGCGGACGCGGGTCTTCCGGGGCGGCTGCTTCTTCTACGCCACCATCGCGGAGTTCGACTCGCGCAAGGGCAAGGTGCACGACGCGCTGGCGGCCACGCAGACGGGATGGGTCACCTTCGTGGAGGAGACGCTGGAGGAGGCCAGGGTGCGCGGCGAGTTGGTGGCGGACACGGCCGTCTCCCAACTGGCCTTCGAACTCATCGCGTTCATGGAGCTGGCGAACGCCGAGTCGGTGCTGCACGACAACACCCCGGGTTACGCCAAGGCGACGAAGGCGATCCTGGGGCGGCTGCGCGGCGTCGCCACGGACCCCTCACCGCTGCCCTTCCCTTCCTGA